One Candidatus Zixiibacteriota bacterium genomic window carries:
- a CDS encoding right-handed parallel beta-helix repeat-containing protein produces MKYSIVCGLFPALLAGAAAASVIHVPGDHATIQAGIAAAAAGDTVQVAPGTYLENISLAGIDIVLLGAGMDSTILKPADGGLPLVRIHQGETRAAVVRGFSFEESGMSSALVIEGSSPTICFNRITRCPNLSNTPAVLSADSASAPAIHHNLFLRNDGYYQIKAAGPIWIYNNTIYDSRYIGISASHDSAAILNNIIIDCQHRALITSLARIDYNLVLYDIYCCLPYAEHDLLADPLWCDSAAGDLRLWIGSPLIDAGHPDYRDPDGTPTDLGAFSVAGAPPAAWQIAVDSGTLVPTIAWQYADTSGLTQTGYEIEIGRDRDWTAAELWASGPVPSGIPAAAYGGGPLADRGLYYYRLRLQNAEGWGSWREGLFAVQIAPHRKIAVPADLPTIQEAIFAAADGDTIAVAAGTYTGPFNRDLNFLGKQVVLYAPSGPDSTILNLGGDAGLQRHAFTFRNDEGPTTEVVGFTITNGLGFIRPYSQSGVIKCEGTGPTFRNCRIVDNAGSGIMFSAELGDTLRVIGCDISRNSWEGIGGGTSGVIAVDSTSFLDNSADGIQVGWGTVLRADRSLFVGNAQRGIFAWYEMVPRGLYVTNCTFADNGTGLWYDWDFPKDGAPAPAVLDSGLSRIIGNVFAFNHGDGLHGSAPCPYFVTCNDWFGNGAADVVIFTDDPIDSANNNSVDPLFCDTAAGDYRVAAGSVCLPENNACGAVIGARGLGCEGGCCAHMGDFQHNGAVTIADLTAFVAHLFRGGPAPLCFEEVDFNRDAQLTVVDLTLLVAAMFRGAPWPVCP; encoded by the coding sequence ATGAAATACTCAATTGTTTGCGGTCTGTTCCCGGCGCTCCTCGCGGGTGCCGCGGCCGCGTCCGTAATCCATGTTCCCGGCGACCACGCAACCATCCAGGCGGGCATCGCCGCCGCCGCGGCCGGCGACACCGTGCAGGTGGCGCCCGGAACCTATCTGGAAAACATCAGCCTCGCCGGGATCGACATCGTCCTTCTCGGAGCGGGCATGGATTCCACGATCCTGAAACCCGCCGACGGCGGCCTCCCGCTTGTCCGCATCCACCAGGGAGAGACCCGCGCCGCCGTGGTGCGGGGGTTCAGTTTCGAAGAGAGCGGGATGTCGAGCGCCCTGGTGATCGAGGGGAGTTCCCCCACGATCTGTTTCAACCGGATCACCCGCTGCCCGAATCTCAGCAACACGCCGGCGGTTCTCTCGGCCGATTCGGCGAGCGCCCCCGCGATCCATCACAACTTGTTTCTTCGCAACGACGGTTATTATCAGATCAAGGCGGCGGGGCCGATCTGGATCTACAACAACACCATTTACGACTCCCGTTATATAGGGATATCGGCCTCGCACGACAGCGCCGCCATCCTCAACAACATCATCATCGACTGCCAGCACCGGGCGCTCATCACCTCGCTCGCCCGGATCGACTACAACCTCGTCCTCTACGACATATACTGCTGTCTCCCGTACGCCGAACACGATCTGCTCGCGGACCCGCTGTGGTGCGATTCGGCTGCGGGCGACCTGCGCCTGTGGATCGGTTCGCCGCTGATTGACGCCGGGCATCCGGATTACCGGGATCCGGACGGCACGCCGACCGATCTCGGCGCTTTCTCGGTGGCCGGTGCGCCGCCCGCCGCCTGGCAGATCGCCGTCGACTCCGGGACTCTCGTTCCGACCATCGCCTGGCAGTACGCAGATACGAGCGGACTGACGCAGACCGGGTACGAAATCGAGATCGGCCGCGACCGCGACTGGACGGCGGCCGAGCTGTGGGCATCCGGGCCGGTACCGTCCGGCATCCCGGCAGCCGCGTACGGGGGCGGGCCGCTGGCCGACCGGGGGTTGTACTACTACCGCCTCCGCCTGCAGAACGCCGAGGGCTGGGGTTCCTGGCGGGAAGGGCTTTTCGCGGTGCAGATCGCCCCCCATCGGAAAATCGCCGTGCCGGCCGACCTTCCCACGATTCAGGAAGCCATTTTCGCCGCCGCCGACGGCGACACGATCGCCGTGGCCGCCGGCACGTACACCGGCCCGTTCAACCGCGACCTCAACTTCCTCGGCAAACAGGTCGTCCTCTATGCCCCGTCCGGCCCGGACTCCACAATCCTTAATCTCGGGGGCGACGCCGGCCTCCAGCGCCACGCGTTCACTTTCCGCAACGACGAGGGGCCGACGACGGAGGTGGTCGGGTTCACCATCACCAACGGTCTCGGCTTCATCCGCCCCTATTCCCAATCGGGCGTCATCAAGTGCGAAGGCACGGGGCCGACTTTCCGCAACTGCCGCATTGTCGACAACGCGGGCTCGGGCATCATGTTCTCAGCCGAGCTGGGAGACACTTTGCGGGTGATCGGCTGCGACATCAGCCGCAACTCCTGGGAGGGGATCGGCGGCGGGACGAGCGGCGTGATAGCGGTCGACTCGACGAGTTTCTTGGACAACAGCGCGGACGGCATACAGGTTGGCTGGGGGACGGTGCTCCGGGCCGATCGCTCGCTTTTTGTCGGCAACGCCCAGCGCGGAATTTTCGCCTGGTACGAAATGGTGCCGCGCGGTCTCTATGTCACCAACTGCACTTTCGCGGATAATGGGACCGGGCTCTGGTACGACTGGGATTTTCCGAAGGACGGCGCTCCGGCCCCGGCCGTGCTGGACTCGGGCCTGTCGCGGATAATCGGCAACGTCTTCGCCTTCAACCACGGCGACGGTCTGCACGGCTCCGCGCCCTGCCCGTACTTTGTCACCTGCAACGACTGGTTCGGCAACGGCGCGGCGGACGTGGTGATCTTCACCGACGACCCCATCGACAGCGCCAACAACAACTCGGTCGACCCGCTCTTCTGCGACACGGCCGCCGGCGACTACCGGGTGGCGGCCGGCTCCGTCTGCCTGCCGGAGAACAACGCCTGCGGGGCGGTCATCGGCGCCCGCGGCCTCGGCTGCGAAGGCGGCTGCTGCGCGCACATGGGCGATTTCCAGCACAACGGCGCCGTCACTATCGCCGACCTGACCGCTTTCGTCGCCCATCTCTTCCGCGGCGGTCCCGCCCCGTTGTGTTTTGAGGAGGTCGATTTCAACCGCGACGCGCAACTCACTGTCGTCGACCTCACCCTGCTGGTGGCGGCGATGTTTCGCGGCGCCCCCTGGCCCGTGTGCCCGTGA
- a CDS encoding CDP-alcohol phosphatidyltransferase family protein, translating into MKSIEGTKAAPGLNQRKRQFYEEWSLSLGRVCVRLGFKPNYITAVSLLCAIISGVFFWRGQWLWGVVWMVITSFTDMLDGSTARAGKMGTVFGGILDHVSDRYGEFFILAGITLSGRVAPGWGLFALFGMIIASYTRAAAESMGKIENCAVGIMGRLEKFILIIIGSLLEYFLPVGAFPRSGWLELALIVVGATSYITSVQRMVYTYKVLGDKREV; encoded by the coding sequence ATGAAAAGCATCGAAGGGACGAAAGCGGCGCCGGGACTCAACCAGCGCAAACGGCAGTTTTACGAAGAGTGGTCGCTCTCGCTCGGGCGGGTGTGCGTCCGGCTCGGCTTCAAACCCAACTACATCACCGCCGTCAGCCTCCTCTGCGCGATCATCTCCGGCGTCTTTTTCTGGCGGGGGCAGTGGTTGTGGGGGGTGGTGTGGATGGTCATCACGTCGTTCACCGACATGCTTGACGGCTCGACGGCCCGCGCCGGGAAAATGGGCACTGTCTTCGGCGGCATCCTCGACCACGTCTCCGACCGCTACGGCGAGTTCTTCATTCTCGCCGGCATCACACTCTCCGGCCGGGTGGCCCCGGGGTGGGGTCTGTTCGCCCTTTTCGGCATGATCATCGCCTCGTACACGCGGGCCGCGGCCGAGTCGATGGGCAAGATTGAGAATTGCGCCGTCGGCATCATGGGGCGGCTCGAGAAATTCATCCTCATCATCATCGGCTCGCTGCTGGAGTATTTTCTCCCCGTGGGCGCTTTCCCGCGCAGCGGCTGGCTGGAGCTGGCGCTGATCGTGGTCGGCGCGACCTCGTACATTACCTCCGTCCAACGGATGGTGTACACCTACAAGGTGCTGGGCGACAAGCGCGAGGTGTAG
- a CDS encoding ribokinase, giving the protein MITALGNPVYDLITTRKVRPTGRVLSGCSTNAALALAKLGERVRLVGAVGEDFRPQLAADLARHGIDHVIIPSAESGGFALNYYDDHGNRTLDLIGRAAPIDPIDPAWFADAEAVLVGPILGEISLDNIRRIRRLYDGFFFCDPQGLLRGADAGGRIYHEKAPGIDDILGLFDVVKPNELEARVLTGVDCREDPYRAARLIQKAGPRVVIVTLAELGSVIYDGREFIDIPPYTDIALLDSTGAGDTYMAGFTFEYLRTRDLRRAGCFASCVSSFMIEHTGPDFPLAERAVRARQEELLALADYRVRVAVNR; this is encoded by the coding sequence ATGATCACCGCGCTCGGCAACCCGGTCTACGACCTCATCACGACCCGGAAGGTCCGGCCCACCGGCCGCGTGCTCTCCGGCTGCTCGACCAACGCCGCGCTCGCGTTGGCGAAGCTGGGCGAGCGCGTCCGCCTCGTCGGCGCCGTCGGCGAGGATTTCCGTCCGCAGCTGGCCGCCGACCTCGCACGCCACGGGATCGACCACGTCATCATCCCGTCAGCGGAGAGCGGCGGTTTCGCCCTGAATTACTACGACGACCACGGGAACCGGACGCTCGACCTGATCGGCCGGGCCGCGCCGATCGACCCGATCGACCCGGCCTGGTTTGCCGATGCCGAGGCGGTGCTGGTCGGTCCCATCCTCGGCGAGATTTCGCTCGATAATATCCGGCGCATCCGCCGCCTCTACGACGGGTTCTTCTTCTGTGACCCGCAGGGCCTGCTCCGCGGCGCCGATGCCGGCGGGCGCATCTATCACGAGAAAGCCCCCGGCATCGACGACATCCTCGGCCTCTTCGACGTCGTCAAGCCCAATGAGCTCGAGGCGCGCGTTCTCACCGGCGTCGACTGCCGCGAGGATCCCTACCGGGCGGCCCGGCTCATCCAGAAGGCGGGGCCGCGGGTGGTGATCGTCACGCTCGCCGAACTCGGCTCGGTCATTTACGACGGCCGGGAGTTCATCGACATCCCCCCTTACACGGACATCGCCCTGCTCGATTCCACCGGCGCCGGCGACACCTACATGGCCGGCTTCACGTTCGAGTACCTGCGTACGCGGGACCTTCGGCGGGCCGGCTGTTTTGCCTCGTGCGTCTCCTCTTTTATGATCGAGCACACCGGCCCCGATTTCCCGCTCGCCGAGCGCGCCGTCCGCGCCCGCCAGGAGGAGCTGCTGGCCCTGGCCGACTACCGCGTGCGGGTGGCCGTCAACCGCTAG
- a CDS encoding tRNA-binding protein, which translates to MEPTITFEDFARVDIRVGRIIEVADFSRARNPSYKLRIDFGPEIGIRQSSAQFKQNYAPEALRGTQCLAVVNFPPRNIAGFMSEVLVLGVPRADGNGLAIVRPADDAALGGRLH; encoded by the coding sequence ATGGAACCCACGATTACGTTCGAGGATTTTGCCCGGGTCGACATCCGCGTCGGCCGCATTATCGAGGTGGCCGACTTCTCGCGCGCCCGCAACCCCTCCTACAAACTCCGCATCGACTTCGGCCCGGAAATCGGGATCCGGCAGTCCTCCGCCCAATTCAAGCAGAATTATGCGCCCGAAGCGCTGCGCGGGACGCAGTGTCTCGCGGTGGTCAACTTCCCGCCGCGCAACATCGCCGGCTTCATGTCGGAGGTGCTCGTCCTGGGAGTGCCGCGGGCTGACGGCAACGGGCTCGCGATCGTCCGCCCGGCCGATGACGCGGCGCTCGGCGGGCGGCTCCACTAG
- a CDS encoding TetR/AcrR family transcriptional regulator, with protein MTERQRPAPDRLDENEVLRLVRRGAATDTFRRLPAEKKAFIYRTALRLFGEFGYDGLAVDRFCREAGISKGSFFQYFPSKSHLLEFCVLLFDRSLGEWLADIRRTDGGGLARQRLLHLYRAAAVTSRLHPTEERFYLFVTRALNHAAVALEGIDCERHFSDYVAEIIARGEQTGEIRRDFESALTGRLVALILGALVERAFAGRALPPREAERCVISLLFDGLKA; from the coding sequence ATGACCGAGCGACAGCGGCCGGCGCCCGACCGGCTCGACGAAAATGAAGTCCTCCGGCTGGTGCGGCGCGGCGCCGCCACCGATACTTTCCGCCGCCTGCCGGCCGAGAAGAAGGCGTTCATTTACCGGACCGCGCTCCGGCTGTTCGGGGAGTTCGGTTACGACGGTCTTGCGGTGGACCGGTTCTGCCGCGAGGCGGGAATCAGCAAAGGCTCGTTCTTCCAGTACTTCCCCTCCAAGAGCCACCTCCTGGAGTTCTGCGTGCTGCTCTTCGACCGTTCGCTGGGGGAGTGGCTCGCGGACATCCGGCGAACCGACGGGGGCGGGCTGGCCCGGCAGCGGCTGCTGCACCTCTACCGGGCGGCGGCGGTTACCTCGCGGCTGCACCCGACCGAGGAACGGTTCTACCTGTTCGTTACGCGGGCGCTCAATCACGCGGCCGTGGCGCTGGAGGGAATCGACTGCGAGCGGCACTTCAGCGACTACGTGGCTGAGATCATCGCGCGGGGAGAGCAGACGGGGGAAATTCGGCGGGATTTCGAGAGCGCGCTGACGGGGCGGCTGGTGGCGCTCATTCTCGGGGCGCTGGTCGAGCGGGCATTCGCGGGGCGGGCCCTGCCGCCGCGGGAGGCGGAGCGCTGCGTCATTTCGCTGCTCTTCGACGGCCTCAAGGCCTAG
- a CDS encoding inositol-3-phosphate synthase, which translates to MGKIRVAVIGVGNCASSLIQGVEFYKKAREDEKVPGLMHVNLGGYHISDIEFVAAIDIDKNKVGKDLAEAIYTWPNNTYQFCKVPKTGIIVQRGMTHDGLGFYLSQIIEKAPGDTVDIVKLLKDTKTDVVVNYLPVGSEEATKWYVEQILLAGCGFINCIPVFIAKEQYWQKRFKEKGLPVIGDDIKSQVGATIIHRIMTRLFMDRGVKLERTSQLNVGGNTDFLNMLERSRLQSKKISKTSAVTSMLDYDIGAKNVYIGPSDYVEWLDDRKWAHIRLEGTTFGNVPLNVEMKLEVWDSPNSAGVVIDAIRCCKLGLDNGLSGALIAPSAYFKKSPPVQYPDDVARQMVEQFIAEYGWKQKTTAVRPGVRAAAKDRKTARPATGARPAGGGKKPAAAAPKRIIRKKK; encoded by the coding sequence ATGGGAAAAATCAGAGTTGCGGTCATCGGCGTCGGCAACTGCGCCTCATCGCTCATCCAGGGCGTTGAGTTCTACAAGAAGGCCCGCGAGGACGAGAAGGTCCCGGGGCTCATGCACGTCAACCTCGGCGGCTACCACATCAGCGATATCGAGTTCGTGGCCGCCATCGACATCGACAAGAACAAGGTCGGCAAGGATCTCGCCGAGGCGATCTATACCTGGCCGAACAACACCTACCAGTTTTGCAAGGTGCCGAAAACGGGCATCATCGTCCAGCGCGGCATGACGCACGACGGACTGGGGTTCTACCTGTCGCAGATCATCGAGAAGGCCCCCGGCGACACCGTCGACATTGTCAAACTCCTGAAAGACACCAAGACCGACGTCGTCGTGAACTACCTCCCGGTCGGCTCGGAGGAGGCCACCAAGTGGTACGTCGAGCAGATCCTCCTGGCCGGCTGCGGCTTCATCAACTGCATCCCGGTCTTCATCGCCAAGGAGCAGTACTGGCAGAAGCGGTTCAAGGAGAAGGGGCTGCCGGTGATCGGCGACGACATCAAGTCGCAGGTCGGCGCCACCATCATCCACCGCATCATGACCCGGCTGTTCATGGACCGCGGCGTCAAGCTCGAGCGCACCAGCCAGCTCAACGTCGGCGGCAACACCGACTTCCTCAACATGCTCGAGCGGTCGCGCCTGCAGTCCAAGAAGATCTCCAAGACCAGCGCCGTCACCAGCATGCTCGACTACGACATCGGCGCGAAAAACGTCTACATCGGCCCCTCCGACTACGTGGAGTGGCTCGACGACCGGAAGTGGGCGCACATCCGGCTGGAGGGCACGACGTTCGGCAATGTCCCGCTCAACGTCGAAATGAAACTCGAGGTCTGGGACAGCCCGAACTCGGCGGGGGTCGTGATCGATGCGATCCGCTGCTGTAAGCTCGGCCTGGACAACGGCCTCTCGGGCGCCCTCATCGCCCCCTCGGCCTACTTCAAGAAATCCCCGCCGGTGCAGTACCCCGACGACGTGGCCCGGCAGATGGTCGAGCAGTTCATCGCCGAGTACGGCTGGAAGCAGAAGACGACGGCGGTCCGGCCGGGCGTCCGCGCCGCCGCCAAGGATCGCAAGACGGCCCGCCCCGCGACCGGCGCCCGCCCGGCTGGGGGCGGAAAGAAACCGGCGGCGGCCGCGCCCAAGCGCATCATCCGCAAGAAAAAGTAG
- the tmk gene encoding dTMP kinase — MSKNRRGLFISFEGIDGCGKTTQVMLVYKYLIAQGRQVKLVREPGSTEAAERIRALLLDRRLAIDERTELLLYEAARADLAAREIAPALARGLVVLCDRFYDSTTAYQGFGRRLDVAMVRALHRVAVDDLEPDLTLVFDCDIRTAMGRRAGDPDRLEAESRAFFERVRKGFLEIARKERRRVKVIDAAQPVETVFADVKKHLVRKLRNHDAERRP, encoded by the coding sequence GTGAGCAAGAACCGACGCGGATTGTTCATCTCTTTCGAGGGCATCGACGGGTGCGGCAAGACCACCCAGGTGATGCTCGTCTACAAATACCTGATCGCGCAGGGGCGCCAGGTCAAGCTGGTGCGCGAGCCCGGGTCGACCGAGGCGGCCGAGCGGATCCGCGCCCTCCTCCTTGACCGCCGCCTGGCCATCGACGAGCGCACCGAGCTGCTGCTCTACGAGGCGGCGCGGGCCGATCTGGCAGCCCGGGAGATCGCCCCGGCGCTCGCGCGCGGCCTGGTGGTCTTGTGCGACCGCTTCTACGACAGCACCACCGCCTACCAGGGTTTCGGCCGGCGGCTGGATGTCGCCATGGTGCGGGCCCTTCACCGGGTGGCGGTGGACGATCTCGAACCCGACCTGACGCTGGTGTTCGACTGCGACATTCGCACCGCCATGGGCCGCCGGGCGGGCGACCCCGACCGGCTCGAGGCCGAATCGCGCGCCTTCTTCGAGCGGGTTCGCAAGGGGTTCCTCGAAATCGCGCGCAAGGAGCGCCGCCGCGTCAAAGTGATCGACGCCGCCCAGCCGGTGGAGACCGTGTTCGCCGACGTCAAGAAACACCTCGTGCGCAAACTGAGAAATCATGATGCCGAGCGCCGCCCCTGA
- a CDS encoding S41 family peptidase — translation MMPSAAPDRVDLLISMVVIVLLVALAGGMGVYVVSDPGLRAAAPLVRAAEVIRSRWVEPVDGARLTEAGRRAMFDLLDRYSGYVDRTDFDRMREELSGAYGGIGVTIVPHDGGLLIMSVREDGPAGRVGLLTGDILVGTDSVPFARLTPAEASALLRGRPGTDVRVRVYRPVAGDTITVALTRQRIPLVHVPFAGLTDRNIIYIRVLDFDAGAADDIRAAVDSLLERAENRPAGLILDLRNNPGGLFSEGYRTANIFLKPGAFIVGTDARSRWNEEVHRAMYRDVTDGLPMAVLVNRGSASSAEIVAGAFQQAGRAVLVGDTTFGKGLVQGFISFPDGDGLRLTMSRYYFDNGVYLNRLDGSLADSGTGLVPDYYYAYPELDPFVQKLENSLLLQEFAYAHLEELAAEDDLDPAGPLLSAFGRFAAARGFAFTSATTAAARELLRRTEEEAAAPPAGKAAAEALRLAEQQDRALVFSYAGYIAQRLRQIAWERAHGAARTYREVILRSRGDIRLAEEILLARRS, via the coding sequence ATGATGCCGAGCGCCGCCCCTGACCGGGTCGACCTGTTGATCTCGATGGTCGTCATCGTGCTGCTGGTCGCGCTCGCCGGCGGCATGGGCGTGTACGTCGTGTCCGACCCGGGCCTGCGCGCCGCCGCGCCCCTGGTGCGGGCCGCCGAGGTGATCCGCTCACGCTGGGTGGAGCCGGTCGACGGCGCGCGCCTGACCGAGGCCGGCCGCCGCGCCATGTTCGACCTGCTCGACCGCTACTCGGGCTACGTCGACCGCACCGACTTCGACCGCATGCGCGAGGAACTCTCCGGTGCCTACGGCGGCATCGGCGTGACCATCGTCCCCCACGACGGCGGACTGCTGATCATGTCGGTGCGCGAGGACGGACCGGCGGGCCGCGTCGGGCTGCTCACCGGCGACATCCTGGTCGGCACCGATTCCGTGCCCTTCGCCCGGCTCACCCCGGCCGAGGCCAGCGCCCTGCTCCGGGGTCGGCCCGGCACCGACGTGCGCGTCCGGGTCTACCGGCCGGTGGCCGGCGACACGATCACGGTCGCTCTCACCCGCCAACGTATCCCGCTCGTCCACGTGCCCTTCGCCGGCCTCACCGACCGCAACATAATCTACATCCGCGTGCTCGATTTCGATGCCGGGGCCGCCGACGATATCCGCGCCGCCGTCGATTCCCTCCTGGAGCGCGCCGAGAACCGGCCGGCGGGGCTCATCCTCGACCTGCGCAACAACCCCGGCGGCCTGTTCAGCGAGGGCTACCGGACGGCCAACATCTTCCTCAAACCTGGCGCCTTTATCGTCGGCACCGACGCCCGCTCCCGCTGGAACGAGGAGGTCCACCGGGCGATGTACCGCGACGTCACCGACGGTCTGCCGATGGCGGTGTTGGTCAACCGCGGCTCCGCCTCGTCGGCCGAGATTGTCGCCGGGGCGTTCCAGCAGGCGGGGCGGGCGGTGCTGGTCGGCGACACCACCTTCGGCAAAGGACTCGTCCAGGGGTTCATCAGTTTTCCGGATGGCGACGGGCTTCGGCTCACCATGTCACGATACTACTTCGACAACGGGGTCTACCTGAACCGGCTGGACGGGAGCCTCGCCGATTCCGGCACCGGCCTGGTTCCGGACTACTACTACGCCTACCCCGAACTCGACCCCTTCGTGCAGAAACTGGAGAATTCGCTGCTCCTGCAGGAATTTGCCTATGCGCACCTGGAGGAGCTGGCGGCGGAGGATGACCTCGACCCGGCAGGACCGCTGCTGTCCGCGTTCGGCCGCTTCGCCGCCGCGCGCGGATTCGCGTTCACCAGCGCCACTACCGCGGCCGCCCGCGAACTGCTCCGGCGAACGGAGGAAGAAGCCGCGGCGCCCCCGGCGGGGAAAGCCGCCGCGGAGGCGCTCCGCCTGGCGGAGCAGCAGGATCGCGCCCTGGTGTTCTCCTACGCCGGCTACATCGCCCAGCGCCTCCGGCAGATCGCCTGGGAACGGGCGCACGGCGCGGCGCGAACCTACCGCGAAGTGATCCTCCGCTCCCGCGGCGACATCCGACTGGCCGAAGAGATCCTCCTCGCCCGGCGGTCATGA
- a CDS encoding sulfite exporter TauE/SafE family protein yields MPPELVWYIVCGMTAGLLGGYLGLGGGEIVVPFLTVVLGLDVKTAAPVSLVAVTVNALSSSAEYLKRGMVDLELAIIIATFMVMGNIAGSTVSAAVSEELVRVLLTGVLVYTAVTLLRGRRPAERLVFADNRRRFMGLVVVLAFLIGVLAGLIGVGGGVLLIPLMYLVIGCPLATARGTTTLIVVFSAAAASAVYFLRGAVALPVAAPVVFGILLGGRAGAYFGASARPAVVRALFFAVMMYLAWRLSARALEGLW; encoded by the coding sequence ATGCCACCCGAACTCGTCTGGTACATCGTTTGCGGGATGACCGCCGGACTGCTCGGCGGCTACCTCGGCCTCGGCGGAGGGGAAATCGTTGTCCCCTTCCTCACCGTCGTCCTCGGGCTTGACGTCAAGACCGCGGCCCCGGTCTCGCTGGTCGCCGTCACAGTGAACGCGCTCTCGTCGTCGGCCGAGTACCTCAAGCGGGGCATGGTTGATCTGGAACTGGCCATCATCATCGCCACCTTCATGGTCATGGGCAACATCGCCGGCAGCACGGTGAGCGCCGCGGTGTCCGAGGAGCTGGTGCGGGTTCTCCTGACGGGGGTATTGGTCTATACGGCGGTGACCCTGCTTAGGGGCCGCCGCCCGGCCGAGCGGCTGGTGTTTGCCGACAACCGCCGCCGCTTCATGGGCCTGGTCGTCGTGCTCGCCTTTCTCATCGGCGTTCTCGCCGGGCTGATCGGCGTCGGCGGAGGCGTCCTGCTGATCCCCCTGATGTACCTCGTGATCGGCTGCCCGCTGGCGACAGCCCGGGGGACGACCACCCTCATCGTGGTCTTTTCCGCGGCCGCCGCGTCGGCGGTCTATTTCCTGCGCGGCGCGGTCGCGCTGCCGGTGGCGGCGCCGGTCGTCTTCGGCATTCTCCTCGGCGGCCGGGCCGGCGCCTATTTCGGCGCCAGCGCCCGCCCGGCGGTCGTCCGCGCGCTCTTCTTCGCGGTGATGATGTACCTCGCGTGGCGGCTCTCCGCCCGCGCGCTGGAGGGCCTCTGGTGA
- a CDS encoding MtnX-like HAD-IB family phosphatase, whose protein sequence is MTRPAVFCDFDGTIAVRDVGYSIFHRFSGGRNLALLPDWKAGRMSSREILRREAAMAPVTESELLEFLEDFTLDPGFAAFADRCHRQEIDLVVVSDGLDLYINLLLARNRLSHLPLIANHGYVRDGHIEIEFPFDNRDCARCGSCKGERIREYRLSHPGAGPAVFVGDGFSDACAAHEADLLFAKKDLERYCRMHNIPFVPYQDFFDVARELERRELLSRNDV, encoded by the coding sequence ATGACGCGACCGGCCGTTTTCTGCGACTTCGACGGCACCATCGCCGTTCGCGATGTCGGCTACAGCATTTTCCACCGCTTCTCCGGCGGCCGGAATCTGGCTCTCCTCCCCGACTGGAAAGCGGGGCGCATGTCGAGCCGGGAGATCCTCCGCCGCGAGGCCGCGATGGCGCCGGTGACCGAGAGCGAACTGCTTGAGTTTCTCGAGGATTTCACACTCGACCCCGGTTTCGCCGCCTTCGCCGACCGCTGCCATCGGCAGGAGATCGATCTGGTGGTCGTGTCCGACGGCCTCGATTTGTACATCAACCTGCTCTTGGCCCGCAACCGCCTGTCGCACCTTCCGCTGATCGCCAATCACGGCTATGTGCGCGACGGGCACATCGAAATCGAATTCCCCTTTGACAACCGGGACTGCGCCAGGTGCGGCAGCTGCAAAGGGGAGCGGATTCGCGAGTACCGCTTAAGCCACCCGGGGGCCGGGCCGGCGGTCTTTGTCGGCGACGGATTTTCCGACGCCTGTGCGGCGCACGAGGCCGACCTTCTCTTTGCGAAAAAAGACCTTGAACGCTACTGCCGCATGCACAATATTCCATTCGTGCCGTATCAGGATTTCTTCGACGTTGCTCGCGAACTGGAGCGACGCGAATTGTTAAGTCGTAACGACGTTTAG